The Streptomyces sp. Mut1 genome window below encodes:
- a CDS encoding DUF192 domain-containing protein, which produces MARWRDGTGTLTITDRDGVTETRVPLRIAASYRHRTRGLLGRDGIDGALMITPCGSVHSFRMRFTIDVAYLDRRFNVLAVHTMRPGRLGLPRLRGRHVIEAEAGAMAAWGLRPGVQVRITQSRERV; this is translated from the coding sequence ATGGCTCGATGGCGCGATGGCACGGGAACCCTGACGATCACGGACCGGGACGGGGTGACCGAGACCCGGGTGCCGCTACGGATCGCGGCCTCCTACCGGCACCGGACGCGCGGGCTCCTCGGCCGGGACGGCATCGACGGGGCGCTGATGATCACGCCGTGCGGAAGTGTGCACTCCTTCCGGATGCGGTTCACGATCGATGTGGCCTATCTGGACCGGCGGTTCAACGTCCTGGCGGTCCACACGATGAGGCCGGGGCGCCTCGGCCTGCCCCGGTTGCGCGGCCGCCATGTGATCGAGGCGGAGGCGGGCGCGATGGCCGCGTGGGGGCTGCGGCCGGGCGTACAGGTGCGGATCACGCAGTCCCGCGAGCGGGTGTAG
- a CDS encoding prepilin peptidase translates to MYAMLMGVAALWGAATGLLVPRAAYRFSVRPGEPRRDACPAGHPLTGPARAWLGTTRCATCAGAPVAGVQPVAEATEPGPVPLAGAAGPGRPVPPAGAAEPEPGPVPPADTADAADAADDRPAGPLPVEPPPTGLRYAPYRLAPVVTALVCAALAWSTGTRPELAVWLVLAPIGVLLASVDHRVHRLPDGLTLPAAGAAAVLLGLAALLPEHAGSWLSALLGGLVLGAFYFLLFLINPSGMGFGDVKLALSLGVALGWYGWAVVFAGGFAGFLFGAVYGVVLVVLRRAGRRTGIPFGPFMLAGALLGLLFGGLAV, encoded by the coding sequence GTGTACGCCATGCTGATGGGGGTCGCCGCCCTCTGGGGCGCCGCGACCGGCCTGCTGGTCCCGCGCGCCGCCTACCGATTCTCCGTCCGGCCCGGCGAACCCCGGCGGGACGCCTGCCCGGCCGGTCACCCGCTCACCGGGCCCGCCCGCGCCTGGCTCGGCACCACCCGCTGCGCCACCTGCGCGGGGGCGCCGGTCGCCGGCGTACAGCCGGTCGCGGAAGCCACTGAGCCCGGACCCGTACCCCTGGCCGGTGCCGCCGGACCCGGACGACCCGTACCGCCCGCCGGTGCCGCCGAGCCCGAGCCCGGACCCGTACCCCCGGCCGATACCGCCGATGCCGCCGATGCCGCCGATGACCGGCCCGCCGGACCGCTCCCCGTCGAACCGCCGCCCACCGGCCTCCGTTACGCGCCGTACCGTCTCGCGCCCGTCGTCACCGCGCTCGTCTGTGCCGCCCTCGCCTGGTCCACCGGGACGCGGCCCGAACTGGCCGTCTGGCTGGTGCTGGCGCCCATCGGGGTGCTCCTCGCGAGCGTCGACCACCGTGTCCACCGGCTGCCCGACGGGCTCACGCTTCCGGCCGCCGGGGCGGCAGCCGTGCTCCTGGGCCTCGCGGCGCTGCTGCCGGAACACGCCGGTTCCTGGCTCTCCGCCCTGCTCGGCGGGCTCGTCCTCGGCGCGTTCTACTTCCTGCTCTTCCTGATCAACCCGAGCGGCATGGGCTTCGGCGATGTGAAGCTCGCCCTCTCGCTGGGCGTGGCCCTCGGCTGGTACGGCTGGGCCGTCGTGTTCGCGGGGGGCTTCGCGGGGTTCCTGTTCGGCGCGGTGTACGGGGTGGTGCTCGTCGTACTGCGGCGCGCCGGGCGCAGGACGGGCATCCCGTTCGGCCCGTTCATGCTCGCCGGGGCGTTGCTGGGTCTCCTGTTCGGCGGCCTGGCGGTCTGA
- a CDS encoding CGNR zinc finger domain-containing protein → MAVEFTSSWHFDAGVLIDEVNTPQGLARWTGTYRSRLGMAAGAPVEVGPCDVTTALAVRGAVRDLLDAMVDRSVPPRSSLDLVTGQAQRVQAARVSWPPAGPQLEWPDGMGTMDIVSAQVCASATRLLTSPRRELLRRCPAPSCVLFFTALRTGQQWCSPACGNRARVARHSAKTR, encoded by the coding sequence TTGGCGGTCGAGTTCACCAGCTCATGGCACTTCGACGCGGGCGTCCTGATCGACGAGGTCAACACCCCACAGGGGCTGGCACGTTGGACCGGAACGTACCGTTCACGCCTTGGGATGGCCGCCGGTGCCCCGGTGGAGGTCGGACCCTGTGATGTGACGACCGCGCTGGCCGTCCGGGGAGCCGTGCGGGATCTGCTCGACGCGATGGTCGACCGGTCGGTGCCGCCCCGGTCCTCCCTCGACCTCGTGACCGGGCAGGCGCAGCGCGTCCAGGCGGCCCGGGTCAGCTGGCCCCCGGCCGGCCCGCAGCTCGAATGGCCGGACGGCATGGGCACGATGGACATCGTTTCGGCCCAGGTCTGCGCCTCGGCGACCCGGCTGCTGACCTCGCCGCGCCGCGAGCTGCTGCGCCGCTGTCCGGCCCCGAGCTGCGTGCTGTTCTTCACCGCGCTGCGCACCGGCCAGCAGTGGTGCAGCCCCGCCTGCGGAAACCGCGCCCGGGTCGCACGCCACAGCGCCAAGACGCGCTGA
- a CDS encoding cupin domain-containing protein has protein sequence MSDIEVIRNVFRSGFSLEELDWVSWVEPGRTGVDHYPLWGPDGAEEVSVGLLLRFPAGAHGDFHEHLGHELMLVLDGTLDHSDGRSFVKGDLIVEGPGTRHQMSSAEGCTVLAIRTRPAAPREARSGEVADSRAGVYAAQER, from the coding sequence ATGTCCGATATCGAAGTCATCCGCAACGTCTTCCGCAGCGGTTTCAGCCTCGAAGAGCTCGACTGGGTCTCGTGGGTCGAGCCGGGCCGCACGGGCGTCGACCACTACCCGCTGTGGGGTCCGGACGGCGCCGAGGAGGTTTCTGTCGGACTCCTCCTGCGGTTTCCCGCCGGAGCGCACGGCGACTTCCATGAGCACCTCGGCCACGAGCTGATGCTGGTTCTCGACGGCACTCTCGATCACAGTGACGGCCGCTCCTTCGTCAAGGGCGACCTGATCGTCGAAGGCCCCGGAACGCGGCACCAGATGTCCAGCGCCGAAGGCTGCACCGTCCTGGCCATACGCACGCGACCTGCGGCGCCGCGTGAAGCACGGAGCGGAGAGGTTGCCGACTCGCGAGCGGGAGTCTACGCCGCACAGGAGCGTTGA
- a CDS encoding cobalamin B12-binding domain-containing protein, whose product MITPARRPQRRVLLSTVSSDSHTWNLVFLQLLLQESGNEVINLGSCVPDDVILDAIRVERPDAVVISSVNGHGFLDGRRVIKKLRKTPEGAGLPVMIGGKLGILGDGNDQYSDELVAAGFDAVFSDSASPQALTDYLHELPGAQPHELVGVPGT is encoded by the coding sequence ATGATCACACCCGCAAGGCGGCCGCAGCGCCGCGTGCTCCTCTCGACCGTGTCCTCCGACTCGCATACCTGGAATCTGGTCTTCCTGCAGCTCCTGCTGCAGGAGAGCGGAAACGAGGTGATCAACCTCGGATCATGTGTTCCCGATGACGTCATCCTCGACGCGATACGCGTGGAACGGCCCGACGCCGTGGTGATCAGTTCGGTCAACGGCCACGGATTCCTCGACGGGCGACGTGTCATCAAGAAGCTCCGGAAAACCCCGGAAGGGGCCGGATTACCCGTCATGATCGGCGGAAAGCTCGGAATCCTCGGCGACGGGAACGACCAGTACTCTGACGAACTCGTCGCGGCCGGGTTCGACGCCGTATTCAGCGACAGCGCGTCGCCCCAGGCGCTCACCGACTACCTGCACGAACTCCCGGGCGCCCAGCCGCACGAGCTCGTGGGGGTGCCGGGCACATGA
- a CDS encoding FAD/NAD(P)-binding protein: MTEGIPADLNAHVARAAEDGRLVVQPRMGMALPGDMAAGLRAVADSQVRAVGTITLDSYTRVGDHAGARRALDEGLPLNGFPLVAHGPEITRSVAGAAGDLPVQVRHGSAQPADIFAAMAAAGLTTSEGGPVSYCLPYGRTPLAESVASWRDAGTRLAEECRAQGLGAHLETFGGCLLGQLCPPSLLVAMSVLEGLFFARCGIPSVSLSYAQQTSPVQDIEALAAMRILADELLPPWVERHIVLYAYMGVFPRSLQGAELLQATSAEVAVRGGAGRLIVKTSVEAHRIPSVEENLAALRLADATARHARHESVLPWHGQADPTDILREARALMAPVLEAGDIGEGLLHAFREGLLDVPYCLHVDNKGLTQGAIGPDGRLEWARTGALPLPGGRPARGSLASHELLHMLNHTADRYDRQALLSGHEEKAVTHDTTPLSAAIVGAGPRGLAVLERLVARAAADEGGREVRLHVIDDHEPGAGRIWRTDQPRTLLMNTPAGEVTMFSGPCDDGPARAGAGPSLGEWWQRAHPDEGDPLGYAPRAVYGEYLRFVLDAVVTGAPAHVRVSCLTDRVVDLCAEGPGGRWLVRPRSADVLTVERVALTTGHSVPELLPEQRVLADFADERPHLRYVRGDSAADMALDDVPPTATVGVLGLGLAFYDVMSLLTEGRGGRYEEAGDGALRYVPSGREPGIVAGSRSGVPLPARGRNQKSPDHSYRARIFTRERVRALTASGKLDFERQVLPWIMAEVNLVYFETLIRGEQGPQAAAVFVTEATRAASMDAAPEFAVARRARRFGVKDPGVDLFAWARPFRDEVFDGPDGYRKRLTELIEDDLAHAARGNHDGPVKAALDTLRDVRSTIRLAVDLGGLTACSHELDFLGRFVPVSSHLAAGPPRKRLQQVLALMEAGVLRILGPGAEFRTDAGNGTFVAASRQVTGSEVPVEVVVDARIPTTDIRRDSGPLITALRERGLATSYANVDDEAVFDTGGLSVTSAPYHPVDAHGQPVAGLYALGIPTEHARWFTQVGSSRPGPWGEFMADADAIAQDMLAQRRVPQLTCLEAQ, from the coding sequence ATGACCGAGGGCATACCCGCCGACCTGAACGCCCACGTGGCGAGGGCGGCCGAGGACGGGCGGCTCGTGGTGCAGCCGCGCATGGGCATGGCGCTGCCCGGGGACATGGCCGCCGGACTCCGCGCCGTCGCGGACAGCCAGGTCCGCGCGGTCGGCACCATCACGCTGGACAGCTACACACGCGTCGGTGACCACGCGGGCGCGCGCCGGGCGCTGGACGAGGGACTCCCGCTGAACGGCTTCCCCCTCGTCGCCCACGGCCCCGAGATCACGAGGTCCGTCGCGGGGGCGGCCGGGGACCTCCCCGTCCAGGTCCGGCACGGATCGGCGCAGCCCGCCGACATCTTCGCCGCGATGGCCGCCGCCGGCCTGACGACCAGCGAGGGCGGACCGGTCTCCTACTGCCTGCCGTACGGGCGCACGCCGCTCGCGGAGTCCGTCGCGTCCTGGCGGGACGCCGGCACGCGACTCGCCGAGGAGTGCCGGGCCCAGGGGCTCGGGGCCCATCTGGAGACCTTCGGGGGCTGCCTGCTGGGCCAGTTGTGCCCGCCCTCGCTGCTGGTGGCGATGAGCGTGCTGGAGGGCCTCTTCTTCGCGCGGTGCGGGATCCCCTCCGTCAGCCTGAGCTACGCCCAGCAGACCAGCCCGGTGCAGGACATCGAGGCGCTCGCCGCCATGCGGATCCTCGCCGACGAACTGCTTCCGCCGTGGGTGGAACGGCACATCGTGCTCTACGCGTACATGGGCGTCTTCCCGCGCAGCCTGCAGGGCGCCGAACTGCTCCAGGCCACCAGTGCCGAGGTCGCGGTGCGCGGCGGGGCCGGGCGGCTCATCGTGAAGACCTCGGTGGAGGCGCACCGCATCCCGAGCGTCGAGGAGAACCTCGCCGCCCTGCGGCTCGCCGACGCCACCGCCCGCCACGCCCGGCACGAGAGCGTGCTGCCGTGGCACGGGCAGGCCGACCCGACCGACATCCTGCGCGAGGCCCGCGCCCTGATGGCCCCCGTGCTGGAGGCGGGCGACATCGGCGAGGGCCTGCTCCACGCCTTCCGCGAGGGCCTGCTCGACGTGCCGTACTGCCTGCACGTGGACAACAAGGGGCTCACCCAGGGGGCGATCGGGCCGGACGGGCGTCTGGAGTGGGCGCGGACGGGCGCCCTCCCCCTGCCCGGAGGCCGGCCCGCCCGGGGCAGCCTCGCCTCCCACGAACTGCTGCACATGCTCAACCACACGGCCGACAGATATGACCGACAAGCACTGCTGTCAGGACACGAGGAGAAGGCAGTGACACATGACACGACACCGCTCAGCGCGGCGATCGTGGGCGCCGGGCCACGCGGTCTGGCGGTGCTGGAACGTCTGGTGGCCCGCGCCGCCGCCGACGAGGGCGGCCGCGAGGTGCGCCTCCATGTGATCGACGACCACGAGCCGGGGGCCGGCCGCATCTGGCGGACCGACCAGCCGAGGACCCTGCTGATGAACACGCCGGCCGGTGAGGTCACCATGTTCTCCGGCCCCTGTGACGACGGCCCCGCACGCGCGGGCGCCGGCCCCTCGCTGGGCGAGTGGTGGCAGCGGGCCCATCCAGACGAGGGCGACCCGCTCGGCTACGCGCCGCGCGCGGTCTACGGCGAGTACCTGCGGTTCGTCCTCGACGCGGTCGTCACCGGCGCCCCCGCGCACGTGCGGGTGTCCTGCCTCACCGACCGGGTGGTGGACCTGTGCGCCGAGGGGCCCGGGGGCCGCTGGCTCGTACGGCCGCGGAGCGCCGACGTCCTCACCGTCGAACGGGTCGCCCTCACCACCGGGCACTCCGTACCCGAACTCCTCCCGGAGCAGCGGGTCCTGGCGGACTTCGCCGACGAGCGGCCGCATCTGCGCTATGTGCGCGGCGACTCCGCGGCCGACATGGCGCTGGACGACGTACCGCCGACCGCCACCGTGGGGGTGCTGGGCCTCGGGCTCGCCTTCTACGACGTCATGAGCCTGCTCACCGAGGGCCGGGGCGGGCGGTACGAGGAGGCCGGGGACGGGGCCCTGCGCTACGTCCCCAGCGGCCGGGAGCCCGGGATCGTCGCCGGTTCCCGCAGCGGCGTGCCCCTGCCGGCCCGGGGCCGCAACCAGAAGTCCCCGGACCACTCCTACCGGGCGCGGATCTTCACCCGGGAGCGCGTGCGGGCGCTGACCGCGTCCGGGAAGCTCGACTTCGAGCGGCAGGTCCTGCCCTGGATCATGGCCGAGGTCAACCTCGTCTACTTCGAGACGCTGATCCGCGGGGAGCAGGGCCCGCAGGCCGCCGCGGTCTTCGTGACGGAGGCGACCCGGGCCGCTTCCATGGACGCCGCGCCGGAGTTCGCCGTCGCCCGCAGGGCCCGCCGCTTCGGCGTGAAGGACCCCGGGGTCGACCTGTTCGCCTGGGCCCGGCCGTTCCGGGACGAGGTCTTCGACGGCCCCGACGGCTACCGCAAGCGGCTGACCGAACTCATCGAGGACGACCTCGCCCACGCCGCGCGGGGGAACCACGACGGGCCCGTCAAGGCGGCGCTGGACACGCTGCGCGACGTGCGCTCCACCATCCGGCTCGCCGTCGACCTCGGCGGCCTGACGGCCTGCTCGCACGAACTCGACTTCCTCGGCCGGTTCGTCCCGGTCAGCTCGCACCTGGCCGCGGGCCCGCCCCGGAAGCGGCTCCAACAGGTGCTGGCCCTGATGGAGGCGGGCGTGCTGCGGATACTCGGGCCGGGCGCCGAATTCCGTACGGACGCCGGGAACGGCACCTTCGTCGCGGCGTCCCGGCAGGTGACCGGCTCCGAGGTCCCCGTCGAGGTGGTCGTGGACGCCCGCATCCCCACCACCGACATCCGCCGTGACAGCGGCCCGCTCATCACCGCACTGCGCGAGCGCGGCCTGGCCACCAGCTACGCCAACGTCGACGACGAGGCCGTGTTCGACACGGGCGGCCTGTCGGTCACCAGCGCCCCGTACCACCCGGTGGACGCGCACGGGCAGCCGGTGGCCGGGCTGTACGCGCTCGGCATACCCACCGAGCACGCGCGCTGGTTCACCCAGGTCGGCAGCAGCCGGCCGGGCCCCTGGGGCGAGTTCATGGCCGATGCCGACGCCATCGCGCAGGACATGCTCGCCCAGCGCCGCGTACCGCAGCTCACCTGCCTGGAGGCGCAGTGA
- a CDS encoding AMP-binding protein translates to MNGPSAAAYWTHRRTPAHEEFRAARDVLLLHRDDHDAACAAFRWPRPGHFNWALEWFDVIGRGNGATALSVVGADGTPAESTFDQLSRESDRTANWLRSLGVGRGRRVLLLLDVRTQLWEILLACLKTGAVVIPAYTSLSGPEIRERVERGRVQHVISEERTAAAVPAVPGARIVVEGSAEGWLPYADREPMPDSFLPDGPTPADDIAFCYFTSGTTSAPKLVAHTHTSYPVGHLSSMYWNGLRPGDRHLNVSAPGWAKHAWSGFFAPWNAQATIVALAPGAFDAAEFGASADRLEVTSVCAPPSVWRLLMPHLARRGPGRLREATSAGEPLTEAEAQAVATHWGVRLRDGYGQSEATALAGTTPALRGAGRRLGKALPGYVLTLMGQDGPTENGPGELCVDAAAAPAGLMAGYIDDSGALRPAVDAGLYRTGDIAVRDAEGFLSVLGREDDVFKSYDHRISPYETEAVLRGHPAVREAAVVPQPDPVGGAVPVAYLELESVPRGAGPQDVAAELARFCAERLAPHACPRAFSVVEALPRTTSGKVRRAPLAQQARELPLPCGADRLGEASLTG, encoded by the coding sequence GTGAACGGCCCGTCCGCCGCCGCCTACTGGACCCACCGGCGCACCCCGGCCCACGAGGAGTTCCGGGCCGCCCGGGACGTCCTCCTGCTCCACCGCGACGACCACGACGCCGCGTGCGCGGCGTTCCGCTGGCCGCGCCCCGGGCACTTCAACTGGGCGCTCGAATGGTTCGACGTCATCGGCCGGGGCAACGGGGCGACGGCGCTCTCGGTCGTCGGGGCGGACGGCACGCCGGCGGAGAGCACCTTCGACCAGCTGTCGCGCGAGTCCGACCGCACGGCCAACTGGCTGCGCTCGCTGGGCGTCGGGCGCGGCCGGCGCGTGCTGCTCCTGCTGGACGTGCGCACCCAGCTCTGGGAGATCCTGCTCGCCTGCCTGAAGACGGGCGCCGTCGTCATTCCGGCGTACACCAGCCTGTCCGGGCCCGAGATCCGGGAGCGCGTCGAGCGCGGGCGGGTCCAGCACGTGATCTCCGAGGAGCGGACCGCAGCTGCGGTGCCCGCCGTTCCCGGGGCGAGGATCGTCGTCGAGGGCTCCGCCGAGGGCTGGCTGCCCTACGCGGACCGCGAGCCGATGCCGGACAGTTTCCTCCCGGACGGCCCCACACCCGCCGACGACATCGCCTTCTGCTACTTCACCTCGGGGACGACCTCCGCGCCGAAACTGGTCGCCCACACGCACACCAGCTACCCCGTCGGCCATCTGTCGAGCATGTACTGGAACGGGCTGCGCCCCGGGGACCGGCACCTCAACGTCTCGGCACCGGGATGGGCCAAACACGCCTGGAGCGGCTTCTTCGCCCCGTGGAACGCGCAGGCGACGATCGTGGCCCTGGCCCCCGGCGCGTTCGACGCGGCGGAGTTCGGCGCCTCGGCGGACCGGCTGGAGGTCACCTCGGTCTGCGCACCCCCCAGCGTCTGGCGCCTGCTGATGCCGCACCTGGCGCGGCGGGGCCCCGGACGGCTGCGGGAGGCGACCAGCGCGGGCGAGCCCCTGACCGAGGCCGAGGCGCAGGCCGTCGCCACCCACTGGGGGGTACGGCTGCGCGACGGCTACGGGCAGAGCGAGGCCACGGCCCTGGCCGGCACCACCCCGGCGCTGCGCGGCGCCGGGCGCCGGCTCGGCAAGGCGCTGCCCGGGTACGTCCTCACCCTGATGGGCCAGGACGGGCCGACGGAGAACGGCCCCGGCGAGCTGTGCGTCGACGCGGCGGCCGCCCCGGCCGGGCTGATGGCCGGCTACATCGACGACAGCGGGGCCCTGCGCCCGGCCGTCGACGCCGGGCTCTACCGGACCGGTGACATCGCCGTACGGGACGCCGAGGGGTTCCTGAGCGTCCTCGGCCGGGAGGACGACGTCTTCAAGTCGTACGACCACCGGATCTCCCCGTACGAGACCGAGGCGGTGCTGCGCGGGCACCCCGCGGTCCGTGAGGCGGCGGTGGTGCCGCAGCCGGACCCGGTCGGGGGCGCCGTGCCCGTCGCGTATCTGGAGCTGGAGAGCGTGCCGCGCGGCGCCGGTCCCCAGGACGTGGCGGCGGAGCTCGCGCGGTTCTGCGCCGAGCGACTGGCGCCCCATGCCTGTCCCCGGGCGTTCTCGGTGGTGGAGGCGCTGCCGAGGACCACCTCGGGCAAGGTCAGACGGGCGCCGCTGGCCCAGCAGGCCAGGGAGCTGCCCCTGCCGTGCGGTGCCGACCGTCTCGGGGAGGCATCGCTGACCGGCTGA
- a CDS encoding HPP family protein, with the protein MTQTRPVAEVPAPTRPWHATQAPPRPKPLTMLVATASSVIALTLLVAIGEWTDQVLLIPPLAASMALIAGASQTPLGQPRSVIGGQLVSAVTGFVVLAALGQGVWASGIAGGLALGAMMLLRVAHSPAAATAVIVAATGPSVVPFLALLAAATVILVLVGLVGNRVNKQPYPVFWW; encoded by the coding sequence ATGACGCAGACCAGGCCCGTGGCCGAGGTCCCCGCCCCCACGCGTCCGTGGCACGCGACCCAGGCGCCACCCCGGCCCAAGCCGCTGACGATGCTGGTCGCCACCGCGAGCAGCGTGATCGCGCTGACCCTCCTGGTGGCCATCGGCGAATGGACGGACCAGGTACTCCTCATCCCGCCGCTCGCGGCGAGCATGGCGCTCATCGCGGGTGCCAGTCAGACGCCCCTCGGGCAGCCCCGCAGCGTGATCGGCGGACAACTCGTCTCCGCGGTCACCGGGTTCGTCGTCCTCGCCGCCCTGGGACAGGGTGTCTGGGCCTCCGGCATCGCGGGCGGACTCGCGCTCGGCGCCATGATGCTGCTGCGCGTCGCCCACTCACCGGCCGCCGCGACGGCCGTGATCGTGGCCGCCACCGGCCCCTCGGTCGTCCCGTTCCTCGCCCTGCTCGCCGCGGCCACGGTGATCCTGGTGCTGGTCGGCCTCGTCGGCAACCGGGTCAACAAGCAGCCGTACCCCGTCTTCTGGTGGTGA
- a CDS encoding class I SAM-dependent methyltransferase encodes MPAAPEDRTPPEPGEAARFDALVAEADAVSVDGWDFSWLDGRATEERPSWGYARLVGERMGRARAALDIQTGGGEVLASVPKLPVPTVATESWPPNIARATALLHPRGAVVVADDDEPPLPFGDAAFDLVVSRHPVTTWWQEIARVLAPGGTYLSQQVGPASVFELVEYFLGPQPPEVRGARDPERARADAEAAGLDVVDLRAERLRTEFSDIGAVVYFLRKVIWMVPGFTVEQYRPRLAELHHELETGGPFVAHTTRFLIEARKPV; translated from the coding sequence ATGCCCGCCGCACCCGAGGACCGCACACCACCCGAGCCCGGCGAAGCCGCCCGGTTCGACGCCCTCGTCGCCGAGGCGGACGCCGTCTCCGTAGATGGCTGGGACTTCTCCTGGCTGGACGGCCGGGCCACCGAGGAGCGCCCCTCCTGGGGGTACGCCCGGCTGGTGGGGGAGCGGATGGGCCGGGCGCGGGCCGCGCTCGACATCCAGACGGGCGGCGGCGAGGTGCTCGCCTCCGTGCCGAAGCTGCCCGTGCCGACCGTCGCCACCGAGTCCTGGCCGCCGAACATCGCCCGCGCCACAGCCCTGTTGCACCCGCGCGGCGCCGTGGTCGTCGCGGACGACGACGAGCCGCCGCTGCCCTTCGGTGACGCCGCCTTCGACCTGGTGGTCAGCCGCCATCCGGTGACCACCTGGTGGCAGGAGATCGCCCGGGTGCTGGCCCCCGGTGGCACATACCTCTCCCAACAGGTGGGCCCCGCCAGCGTCTTCGAGCTGGTCGAGTACTTCCTCGGACCGCAGCCCCCCGAGGTGCGCGGCGCCCGCGACCCGGAGCGGGCGCGCGCCGACGCCGAGGCGGCCGGTCTCGACGTGGTCGACCTGCGGGCCGAGCGGCTGCGTACCGAGTTCTCCGACATCGGCGCCGTCGTCTACTTCCTGCGCAAGGTGATCTGGATGGTGCCCGGCTTCACCGTCGAGCAGTACCGGCCCCGGCTCGCCGAGCTGCACCACGAGCTGGAGACCGGCGGCCCGTTCGTCGCCCACACCACCCGCTTCCTGATCGAGGCCCGAAAACCGGTGTGA
- the mgrA gene encoding L-glyceraldehyde 3-phosphate reductase: MTDSPSSYRAAGSRYDSMEYRRSGRSGLKLPAVSLGLWHNFGDDRSLGSQRAILRRAFDLGVTHFDLANNYGPPPGSAELNFGRLFRQDFAPYRDELLISTKAGYEMHPGPYGEWGSRKYLLSSLDASLKRMGLDYVDIFYSHRFDPDTPLEETMGALASAVRQGKALYVGVSSYNSAQTAEAARLLREMGVPALIHQPSYSMINRWTEDDGLLDTLEAAGMGCISFVPLAQGLLTGKYLNGVPEGSRATQGKSLDPGLLSREVVRRLNGLNDIARRRGQSLAQLALTWVLRDSRMTSALIGASRVEQLEENVAALAGPGLSAEELKEIDTFAVDTEGTNIWAGRG; encoded by the coding sequence ATGACTGACTCCCCTTCCTCCTACCGGGCCGCCGGATCGCGCTACGACTCCATGGAGTACCGGCGCAGCGGACGCAGCGGCCTGAAGCTCCCGGCCGTCTCTCTCGGTCTCTGGCACAACTTCGGCGACGACCGGTCGCTCGGCTCGCAGCGGGCCATCCTGCGCCGCGCCTTCGACCTCGGTGTGACCCATTTCGACCTGGCCAACAACTACGGCCCGCCGCCCGGCTCCGCCGAGCTGAACTTCGGCAGGCTCTTCCGGCAGGACTTCGCGCCGTACCGGGACGAGCTGCTGATCTCCACCAAGGCGGGATACGAGATGCACCCCGGCCCCTACGGGGAGTGGGGCTCGCGCAAGTACCTGCTGTCGTCGCTGGACGCCTCGCTGAAGCGGATGGGCCTGGACTACGTCGACATCTTCTACTCGCACCGCTTCGATCCGGACACTCCGCTGGAGGAGACGATGGGGGCGCTGGCCTCCGCCGTGCGCCAGGGCAAGGCGCTGTACGTGGGGGTGTCCTCGTACAACTCGGCGCAGACCGCCGAGGCGGCGCGGCTGCTGCGGGAGATGGGGGTGCCGGCCCTGATCCACCAGCCGTCCTACTCGATGATCAACCGCTGGACCGAGGACGACGGGCTGCTGGACACGCTGGAGGCGGCCGGTATGGGCTGCATCTCCTTCGTGCCGCTGGCCCAGGGGCTGCTGACCGGGAAGTACCTGAACGGCGTACCGGAGGGCTCTCGGGCCACGCAGGGCAAGTCGCTCGACCCGGGGCTGCTGTCGCGGGAGGTGGTGCGCCGGCTGAACGGGCTGAACGACATCGCGCGCCGCCGGGGCCAGTCGCTCGCCCAGCTGGCTCTGACGTGGGTGCTGCGCGACAGCCGTATGACGTCGGCCCTGATCGGCGCGTCACGGGTGGAGCAGCTGGAGGAGAACGTCGCCGCGCTGGCGGGTCCCGGGCTGTCGGCCGAGGAGCTGAAGGAGATCGACACCTTCGCCGTGGACACCGAGGGCACCAACATCTGGGCCGGACGGGGCTGA